In Lolium rigidum isolate FL_2022 chromosome 7, APGP_CSIRO_Lrig_0.1, whole genome shotgun sequence, the DNA window TAGAAAGAATGGAATAAAGACACGAAGTACGCCTATGTAAAAACATGGACTGAAGGATGGAGCGGCCAAGTTTACATCTCCACCCGCGAGAGACGTATGTGTGCCTTCCTAAGAAGAGCAGCAGCTTGTCTTCTGTTCAACAGGTTTCCCGTGAATCTGCACCGTAGCTGGGCGTGCGTTGTTTGCGGCTGGCTGGCTCGCCATCCTGGAAACAAATATATTCTCATTATATGCTcttggtttgtagaatagcaccaTGAGAATACTAATATAAACCACCAAGAGAGTCGCGTTCGGGCAACAAATCAAACTTGGGACAAATTGTTGTAGCTAAGGAAGTGGAATAACATAAACAATTGACAGCAAcaggtttgttttttttttttgacagagaaTTGACAGCAACAGGTTAAGGAGTGTAGGCCATTTTGGTTGGGCAGTAAAGTGCAGAATGATGGCAGTTACGAAAAAAGTAGGATGGCCTGTGATAATTAAACTGTATGGGAACACACCTGTCCTTGATTGAAGCAGACATAGCCATGAAAGCTTGCTCGACATTCAAGGCATTCTTTGCACTGGTCTCCATGAATGGGATGCCAATCTCATCAGCGAATGCCTGTATACATCAAATGTCCAACACAAATATCAGAAAGATTGCTTCAGCAAATAAAATAGTGGAATTTTACCACTGAGATATGAGTAAGGAACAAGGTTGCATAAGATACCTTCGCTGTCTCATATGATACAACTTTTTTATCGGTGAGATCACATTTGTTCCCTACAAGAAGCTTGTTCACATTATCACTAGCATAGCGATCAATCTCGTTCAACCACTGCTTGACATTGTTGAAACTATCCTGATCTGTCACATCATAGACAATCTGCAATGCCATTTGTATATTTAGTCACGAACTCACAATATATTAGAAGTGGAGCATCTATGCACATTAAAATAGCATGTGAAAAATAAGTAGGATTGTGCATAAGCCAACTTACAATGATACCATGAGCCCCTCGATAGTAGCTGCTAGTAATAGTTCTGAACCGTTCTTGCCCAGCAGTGTCCCACTGATAAAAAGAAAGGTGCCAAAGAGGGGTGTAAAAAATGGAAAAGGACACAGCTTGTGTCACTAAATGTAACATGTCagaaaaaagaaaggaagaatCATCTTCCAAGTATTTAAGTAAAAGCTACCATCAGGCTAGTAAATAAATATGATGTTCAATGTGGAGTAATGGCTACATCTATTTGGCATAAACAAACGTCCTGAAAGTGTGACTCTTCATGTGAAAAAGACAATTAATATAAGTAATTAATGGAATAAAATATTTAAATGGATGGAACAAAAACATTCCACAAGTTGAAGAAATGGTTGTGCTACTGCCTACATATTCAGGCAAAAGTGGTGTTCCTGTTTCGTGTGAACTGGTCTCAACTAACAACCACATAAATAAATACTGAATAAGGCATGCTACATCATGCGGAATGAAAAATACAGCAAACTCCCCAAAATAAAATAGGGCTATGAAAAATAACTCATCAAATCTGGAATCGACATTACATGCATACAGGACATGAAGAAAAGGTATGCTTGGCCACAGACATGCAGATGAAATAACCACAAGCAAGAATAGACTCACGATTTGCAGCTTCATAGTCTTTCCATCTTGCTCCACAGTACGTATTTTCTATCAACAAAGATGGAAGGAAACAAGGTTCCAAGTTAAATCAATGTAGCCACAACAGTAACATTCAGACCAAGAAAGCAAATATACTTACGAAATCAACACCAATAGTACTGATATAACTCTCCAGGTACGAGTCATCCTGCCAACAGAGTCAATATTAAGGATGCTAACAAACTTGATGGAGAAAGTTCAAGACAGAGTCAATTAACTAGTACCACTACTTGTTTACAAATCAAGGTTGTAGTAAAATATAGGGATACTCTCCAAGTTGCTACAAAACTTGTTACGacaatgaactcattcatattagACGATAAGCTGTGATAGGTTGTGAGAAATCATACAGTTTACTGAGCCTAAAAATGAATTGATATATTCCATGATACAATTTACATCTAAGTTTTAAGAAGATGCATATAAAGAAGGGAAATATCTGGAAAAGATCGTGAACAAGTAATGCTTTAGATAGGGATTCTTACAGCAAATCTTAAGAGAAGGCACGACTTGCCAACACCTGAGTCTCCGATAAGCAAAAGCTTAAAGAGATAGTCACTGCCATGTAAAATAACAGGATATTAGTCTTGGTCAAATGTCCTATAGGAAAGAAAGAAGTAATAAAAACATTTTCATGATAATAATAGCAAACTGAGATATAGTCGTTGTCTCCAGGTTTGGGTCAATGAGCGGCAATGAAAAAATAAATACATAAAACTATACTAAAATTAGATAGAATCAGTGACTTGAGGCTTAGAAATATGTGTATCAAGTATCAACGCATAGACCAATGACATTCTGTATACGTATCTAGAAAACGTGGTTCAGTCGTGTTCGATAATAATTCCTTTCTACACTAGTACTGCTGCAGATTACGAAGTTGAGTAGTCCTCttgaaaaaataaaatgaaatttaatTAGGTAAGTTTCCAACGTCAATGTATACATTACGATGAAATATTGAAGCTAAGAAACAGTAACAACACTAACCAAGAGAACAAAATCCATAAACAACTCGGTACATTAGAACCCAAAATATTACAAACAAGCAATACTCATGTTATCCCTTAATCATTAACAATCCAGGATCGTCACAGTACAAAGCATCAAGGAGCGAGTACCCAACCCTGTTTGTAAGGCTACACTATATTGAAGACATTGATTCGTAATTTAGTTTAGCAGATGCAAGTGAAGATCCATCTAAGTTCCAACCAACAACTTTTATCGAAAACAACAAACGAAGTTTTCAGATCGCCTTAAGACTATAACAGTTGTTTCCTAATAAAAGAGGCTGAGAGCAGAGACCCTTCTAACGAAGAACAACAATAACTCTACTCCAGCCCCGTAGTCCCATTCATTCGTTGTGTAGAAGTGAATTAGACGCGACGTTTTCGTGCAAATTGGAGCCAAAACCGCACAGCTCTTATTACACATCGATTATTATGCCGCTGGCACCCCGTGACGCCGTAATACTAGAAATCAACAACAGGAACGCTCCCAGAACATGAGCGAAAATCTCGCCGAGAGTAGAGGAATCGCGATCACATCACGATTGGCCCAACGTGAACTCTAAGGGTTGCATCCGAACAGAACGATGGGATCAAGAGCGATACAAGACAGCCCTTCAGATCCATCGAGATCCCGACATCGCGGGACCCCAATTCAACGAGAGGCGAGAGGACGGAGGGGACTTACTACTCGGGATTCATGGCGAGATCGGGATCCTCCCGTGGCGGGCGTGCTCCAATCTCGCGGGGAAGCAATTCGCTTCGGGACGGGACGGGGACGGGGCTTGGAGGCTGGGAAGAACGAGGTAGACTCCTCCGCGGCCTGCCCGAATCTGACGGTTATTGACCCACACAGATGGAAGGTACGGGGACGGCCAGGCCTCAAATTTTCCtctatttctctttttctttttcttagaggaAACGTTTGGGTTTTCTAGTCACAAACTCACGCTAAGTGCACACGGGTTTTGCCAATAATTACTGCGTCTTCGGATTTTGCCGCTAGCACGATATATAAATTTGAGTTTGCTTGACGCCGTTCGAACTTTTGTGTGATGTATTCGAATTTCGCCGCTGACACGATATATAAATTTGAGTTTGCATCTATATTTTAACTAATCTCACACAAGAACATTCGTGAGATGGATGGAGTACTAACTGAAATATTAGTTTTGTTCATAGTAAAAGAATTATGTATGACTAAACCtataaaaaacgataaaccacaaCACATATCACTCGAGAGTGTATTGACATTGTCTTCTTTTTACATATACTTCTTTTCTGCAACGACAGCCGATTtgttaatcatcatcaacaaaaaGCATCAAAGGTAATGAAAATTATAAATAGATATGTGGATCACCTAACAAACACTAGAGCTATCATCGGTCCTCCGTCACCAGAGTCGAGCAAAGCTTGTCAAAGTAGAGATTGTTGTAGTAGCGAATGTGAAGTCATCGTGCTAAAACCCCAAAGAACCAACACGGGAGAGCAGCAACCAATACCAATGATAAGAACTGTAGACCGGAAGAGTCAAACATGTAACCACACCGACAAATACGAACACATACCGAATTCCAGGAGATTCGACGGACACAAAACGTCAGGATCCCTCCGCTGGAGCTAGGCACACCACCAGATTGGGGATAGGCCGGGAAGGATCTTATTCTGCCATCACGATGTAGCAGCTGCTTCATCATCCCAAAGAAGACACTGAAAAAGAACCTAAAAAGAACGGGAACCCTCCCTCCTGCGAGGGGCCGTGGTCCGCCACGTCTCCAAGGCCCTAAGGCCACCGGAGGCGAAACAAACTGGCGGCATCATCCGCGAGGGgatggaaccctagatgggtttcacATACCACCTTTCTCCCGGTGTCCCCGTATGTACAGTTAAAAGATTGGATTAGCCAAACCTGCATGAGACTTTCTTTAGAAACATAGTACAAACACATGCGCTTAAATATATGCGCATACAGTTATCCCTAGGAACGCATGCACACACGTCCTATCCTATGAGAATTTCTGAAAAAACtaagatggattcgagattgacgaagtcactgcAGGTGCCCCGCTGTCGAGGAAAATGTCGGCCTCCATTGAAAGAATATTCTATCTTTATGAGATAAATAGTTGTCAAATCTAAAATTTGAACTCTAAATGATTGgaggtataagagcatctccaccggtagcccccaaataggcACCGGCAGGGGCGCCAGTACCTCCGTTTAGGGGGCGCCGGCacagcatcctccatttgggggagctgctcccacaccggcgcccccaaacaggcggcctcgatagataatttgaatttgaaatctcaaacacaaccatagaaattcgaataagtctACGAATATGAAGTTGGGCCAACATACGGTCACCAAATACGAATAGGTTTtggaataagaagtttgggccaacagacGGCCACCAGATCGCCGTTTCCGGCGCAAAAAAAGGGCTTTGAAGCCAGATGATCGCATGATCACACGAAGGAGGTCACGGGCGGCGCAACCTCGACGGCTTCCtcatcggcggccggcggcagctccgtcgctgcaacaggatccacggtcgctgggggaggcatgaacgcggacggtgccggggtagacatgaacgcggacggtggcggtggagacATGAACGCGGACGGTGCCGGGGTAGACATGGACGGTGCCGGGGAGATGCCGATGCAGCTCGTgccgccatcacctcttggccgatgcgttcgcggtacatctcgtgccacgcccgtgccaaggggtccatcttctccatgtcagCCATCAAGATTTTCGATTCTTGAGACATTTTGGCCAACGATAGCTGCGTCGCTTCGTTGttggccttcatggcagcggcgtgagcttccatcttcgccgcctccaccctctccctctccaactcaaTCTTGGCGTCTTGCTTGTTGAGGATggccttccacacgacggcggcTCTATCGGCagcttccttgttctccaccaagaacgaggtgatcatcttctcgatggaggcgtccatggctgccaataccggcgccgcattcctgtcggccttggccttcttgttgccattggggcgcccggtggaggcgctggctggatcgaccggcccatcttccccgtccttcaagagagtgtggaggaggtcgtcccatttcttgcaaccttggagcttgttgaagcaatgcatAAACGGAAAGTCTTTGTCCTCGTGTTGGTGCTTGTACATTTCGAGGGCTTTGAGCAtctattcatatgcaacaacattgatcaccaattcatatgcaacaagttGGATCATCAATTTATATGCAACAATATTGATcaccaattcatatgcaacaagttGGATCATCAAATCATATGTAACAACATTGATCACCAATTCATATGCAAATAAGATAGGCGTAGATCATACCTAGTCCACCATCGTCGTGCCGCTCTCCTTCCGTGCcttgatcttctcatagtagccgtTGAACTTGCTACACGACCCCTTGATcaagttccaacggtgagagaggggcgccctcgttccggttcatctctatggtggcgtaatcaccatagttcttcttctcgttgaaacAATCAAGGATGTGCTTGTAATACTTGCCCCCGGTTTGGTTTGCGCCGGTGATGGAGaaaaagctcacttgcttccacgcctcgatgaggcattcatcctccaaggacctccacctcggaccacgagtgcCGGCGGAACGCCTGCGCATCCTCCTCACGCTCGCGCCGGTCTCGGCgtcgataagctcctcctggacttcctcctccgcctcctcaccttcatcctcgtcggcctcttcttcgtAGTCGTCGCCGAgggttcgtaggcatggccgcgTATGATGCCGTTCAGGATCTCCTCGCCGGCAATCTACGCATAAAGTTGCAATCTTTGAGTCGCcgccggtgtctacgatgcacacaacACATAGAAAGAAAGGAAACGCACCTCGTCCTGTCCCATGGACACACCGGACCCGCTGCCGAACACCTGCTGGGTGCGCCtgctgatggcgcgtgagacacacgtctgttgggaaccccaagaggaaggtgtgatgggtacagcagcaagttttccctcagtaagaaaaccaaggttatcgaaccagtaggagatgaaggccgcgcgaaggttgttggtgaaggagtgtagtgcggcgcaacaccagggattccggcgccaacgtggaacctgcacaacacaattaaaatactttgccccaacttaacagtgaggttgtcaatctcaccggcttgctgtaaacaaaggattaaacgtatggtgtggagaatgatgtttgtttgcgaagaacaacaaagaacagagtttgcgatagattgtatttcagatgtaaaagaatggaccggggtccacagttcactagtggtgtctctccaataagaaatagcatgttgggtgaacaaattacggttgggcaattgacaaatagagagggcataacaatgcacatacatatcatgatgactaatatgagatttaattagggcattacgacaaagtacatagaccgctatccgagcatgcatctatgcctaaaaagtccaccttcgggttagcatccgcaccccttctagtattaagttgcaaacaacgagacaattgcattaagtatggtgcgtaatgtaatcaacacaaatatccttagacaaagcattgatgttttatccctagtggcaacagcacatccacaaccttagaactttacgtcaccttgtcccgattcaatggaggcatgaacccactatcgagaataaatactccctcttggagtcacaagtatcaacttggccgagcctctactagcaacggagagcatgcaagatcataaacaacacatatatgatagattgataatcaacttgacatagtattccatattcgtcggatcccaacaaacacaacatgtagcattacaaatagacgatcttgatcatgataggcagctcacaagatctaacatgatagcacaatgaggagaagacaaccatctagctactgctatggacccatagtccaaggatgaactactcacacatcggtccggaggcgatcatggtgatgtagagtcctccgggtgataattcccctctcccggcggggtgccgaaggcgatctctcgaatcccccgagatgggatt includes these proteins:
- the LOC124672564 gene encoding GTP-binding protein YPTM2-like, which codes for PSDSGRPRRSLPRSSQPPSPVPVPSRSELLPREIGARPPREDPDLAMNPEYDYLFKLLLIGDSGVGKSCLLLRFADDSYLESYISTIGVDFKIRTVEQDGKTMKLQIWDTAGQERFRTITSSYYRGAHGIIIVYDVTDQDSFNNVKQWLNEIDRYASDNVNKLLVGNKCDLTDKKVVSYETAKAFADEIGIPFMETSAKNALNVEQAFMAMSASIKDRMASQPAANNARPATVQIHGKPVEQKTSCCSS